In Carya illinoinensis cultivar Pawnee chromosome 9, C.illinoinensisPawnee_v1, whole genome shotgun sequence, the following are encoded in one genomic region:
- the LOC122276851 gene encoding uncharacterized protein LOC122276851 has translation MKIVSWNVRGLGNPRGIRTLCDLVRREAPDILFLQEMRLNAKEFEVCKFKLGFVNCLVVDCNGRKGGLALLWGRYISLTILNYSTCHIDARIDDVMGVGTWYLTGIYGFPKVSQRFKTWDVLRYLNRRDGEAWMVIGDFNEVLHHDEKYGGLPWPNWQINAFRDVVDDCLLKDLGFKGNQFTWRNGRGGEWSICERLDRVLANQPWCDFFPSAGVSHGVASYSDHSPIWVITEADSDHGHFKCPFRFEEMWVGKKGCEDIIKANWRGVEGGHDLDHIIHNIKECGFQLNLWNRNCFGNVQKQLKLARLNMEMLNVSDPTRECKTDHTKAREDFRNGWSETRLYGDNVQKPCG, from the coding sequence ATGAAAATTGTCAGTTGGAATgtccgtgggcttgggaacccacggggcATTCGAACTCTCTGTGATTTGGTGCGGAGAGAAGCTCCTGACATTTTGTTTCTCCAGGAAATGCGTTTGAATGCAAAGGAATTTGAGGTATGCAAATTTAAATTGGGTTTTGTTAATTGTTTAGTTGTTGATTGTAATGGGAGAAAAGGTGGTCTTGCTTTATTGTGGGGTAGGTATATTTCTTTAACTATTTTGAACTATTCAACTTGTCATATTGATGCTCGGATTGATGATGTTATGGGTGTGGGCACTTGGTACCTCACTGGTATTTATGGTTTTCCGAAAGTTTCTCAACGTTTTAAAACTTGGGATGTGCTCCGTTATTTAAATAGACGGGATGGGGAGGCGTGGATGGTgattggggattttaatgaagtttTGCATCATGATGAAAAATATGGTGGTTTACCTTGGCCAAACTGGCAGATAAATGCTTTTCGGGATGTGGTTGATGATTGTTTGCTAAAggatttggggtttaaaggtaACCAGTTTACATGGCGAAATGGTAGAGGAGGTGAGTGGAGTATTTGTGAGAGACTTGATCGTGTACTGGCAAACCAACCATGGTGCGATTTTTTCCCATCTGCAGGTGTTTCCCATGGTGTGGCCTCTTATTCTGATCACTCTCCCATTTGGGTGATTACTGAAGCTGATAGTGATCATGGGCATTTTAAATGCCCATTTCGTTTTGAAGAAATGTGGGTGGGGAAAAAGGGTTGTGAGGATATTATTAAAGCCAATTGGAGGGGTGTAGAAGGGGGTCATGATTTGGATCATATTATTCATAATATTAAGGAGTGTGGGTTTCAACTGAATTTGTGGAATAGGAATTGTTTTGGTAATGTGCAGAAGCAATTGAAGTTGGCTAGACTAAATATGGAAATGCTAAATGTCTCGGATCCAACAAGAGAATGCAAAACTGATCATACCAAGGCTAGAGAAGATTTCAGAAATGGTTGGAGCGAGACGAGGTTATATGGCGACAACGTTCAAAAGCCTTGTGGCTGA